GAGCAACCGGGTCGTCAATGTCCTTGCGGCGGCGTCCGTCGCCGGTCTGATGTTCACGCTGTTCGGCATGTCGGCGGGCAGCGCCGGGGCCGCCGATCCGGCGGAACAGGTGAAGGACCGGCAGCAGACCATGAAGAAGCTGGGCGGCGGCATGGGCGCCGTCGCCAAATTCGTCAAGAACGAGGGCGCCACCGCCGAGGACGCGGCCAAGGGGGCGGAGGCCGTGCTGGCGGTCTCGAAGATGGACCCGAAGATGATCTTCCCCGAAGGCACCGCCGTCGGCGTGGCCGACAGCGCCGCCAAGCCGGAGCTGTGGAAGAATTGGCCCGAGGCGCAGAAATACTGGAGCGCCGTCCAGCCGGCGGCCGAGAAGCTGAACGCCGCCATCAAGACCGGCGACCGCGCGCAGATCGCCCAGGCGCTCGGCGCCACCTCCAAGACCTGCGGGAGCTGCCACGAGGATTTCCGCGTCAAGAAGAATTGAGCGATGCGGCGCCTCCTGACCGCCGCCGCGATCCTGCTGCCGCTTGCCGTCGCGGGCGGCGGCGCGCGTGCCGCCGGGGAGACGGACGGCGGCCCGGTGGGCGGCACGATGGGCGGCCCGGTGGAGCGGGGCGCCTACCTCTTCAACGCCGCCGGCTGCCTCGGTTGCCACACCGATGAGAAGGGCGGCGGTCAACCGCTGGCCGGCGGGCGGGCGCTGGTCACGCCCTTCGGCACCTTCCACACCCCCAACATCACGCCGGATCCGCAGACCGGCATCGGCCGCTGGAGCGACGCCGACTTCATCCGCGCCGTCCGCGAGGGGGTACGGCCGGACGGCGCGGCGCTGTTCCCGGCCTTCCCCTATGCCAGCTACACGCGGATGACCGACCGCGACCTGCTGGATCTGAAGGCGTACCTGTTCAGCCGGCCGGCGGTCGCCGCCGCCAACAAGCCGCATGAGCTGTCGCCGCCCTTCTCCTGGCGCTTCCTGCTGCCGGCCTGGCAATGGATGTATCTGACCCCCGGCCCGGTGCCCGATGATCCGGCCCGGCCGGCGGCCTGGAACCGCGGGCGCTACCTGGTCGATGCGCTGGGCCATTGCGCCGAATGCCACAGCCCGCGCGGCCCGCTCGGCGGGTTGGACGCCGACCGCTATCTGGCCGGCAACCCGGACGGCCCCGACGGCGACAAGGTGCCGGGCATCACCGGCGCCACCGCCAAGGGCAAGGGGATCGGCGGCTGGTCGGATGGCGACCTGACGCTGTTCCTGGAGGCCGGCCTGACCCCGGACGGCGACGTCGTCGGCGGGGCGATGGGGGAGGTCGTGCGCAACACCACCTCCAAGCTGACCGCCGACGACCGGGCCGCCATCGCCGCCTATCTGAAGACGGTCGCGGCCAAGGAGTGACGCCGTGATGATCCGAAGGGGCGATCCAGCCCGTTCGGAGGATGCTTTCGCGGCAACGGCGCCATTCTTTTGGGACCTCTCCTTCTGGTATAGTCAGGCATCCTGCCATGGTGGCGGGCGGCCGGATGGGTGTTCAGGTGAAGCGAAACTTGCTGCTCGCCGCGGTGGGCGTGGTGCTGATGGGGGGGGCGGCGCTGGTCGCCCTGTGGCCAGCCGGCAAGCCGGAGGCCGACAAATCCGCCGCGGCGCCGGTGAAGCAGGCATCCGCCCCGGCCCCAACCCTTTCCCCAACCCCTGCCCCGGCTCCGGTTGGGGCGTCCGCCGCGGTGCGGGCTGCGCCACCCGCTGCCGCCCCGGCCAACCCGGCCGTTGTCAACCCAACCGCTGCCAGCCCAACCGCTGCCAGCTCCGCCGCCCCCAGCTTCGACGTGGTGCGGGTGGCGCCGGACGGGGCGACGGTGATCGCCGGCCGCGCGGCTCCCGGCTCGCAGGTGACGGTCACCGATGGCGCCATCCCGGTCGCCTCGGCCAAGGCCGACCAGCGCGGCGAATGGGTGATGCTGCCCGACAAGCCGCTGGCCCCCGGTACCCGCGAACTGAACCTGACCGAAACCCGTCCCGGCGCCGCCGCTCCGGTCCCCGCCGACAAGGTGGTCGTGGTGATGGTGCCGGAACCGGCGGCGAAGACGGCCGGCGCCCCGGCCTCTGCTTCTGCTTCCGCCGCTCCGTCCGCCGCGGTCGCGGTGGCGGTGCCGCGCGAGGGTCTGGCCGGCACGCCGCCGGCCATGGGTGGCAGTTCGGTGTTGCAGGCACCGCCGGTGCCCGACACCGGGGCGCCGGCCCCGCCGGGCGGCGTGTCGGTGGAGACGATGGATTACGATCCCGCCGGCCGGGTGGCTCTGGGCGGGCGGGCGGCGCCCAACAGCGCGGTGCAGCTCTATCTCGACAACATCCTGGTCGGACGGGCGCACAGCGATCCCAAGGGCAACTGGCGCCTGACCCCGGAAAAGCTGATCGATCCCGGCATCTACACCCTGCGCGCCGATCAGGTCACGCTGTCGGGCAAGGTGGTGGCGCGGGCCGAACTGCCGGTCCAGGTCTCCGCCATGCCGGCCGCCACCGACGGCCGCAACGTCGTCGTCCAGCCCGGCAACAGCCTGTGGCGGCTGGCGCGCCGCACCTATGGCGACGGCATGCTCTATACCACCATCTACACCGCCAACCGCGACCAGATCCGCGATCCCGACCTGATCTATCCCGGCCAGATCTTCGCCCTGCCGCAGGTGAACTGAGGGCCGCGGGTGAACCGAGGGGACGGCCCCAATCCGGTGCCTTCGAACCGCCGGCGCCGTCAGCCCGGCGGCGTCCGGCCGATGGCGGCCCAGCCGAGCGGGGCGAGCCGCAGCATTTCCGGCCCCTCGCCGGCCGGATTGGGGTCCAGCGTCACCAGTTCGCGATTCTCGAACCAGGCCCAGCGCGCCACCTCGGCGGTGGTGCCGGGCCAGCCATCGGCCAGACGTTTCAGAATCTCGAGGTCGGCCGCGGCGATGGGGAAACGCGGCTTCGCCACCGCCGGTTTCACCGCCGGTGCGGGGGTCGCCGCGGGCATCGGCGGGGCATCGGCCCCGGCGCGCGCACGGATCCAATCGGTCTGGTAGCCGCGCAGCGCCTGCTCCAGCTCCATGCGCGCCGCCTCCACCGGGCAGCGCAGATAGGCGTCGAGCAGGGTGTGCAGCGTGGTCGTCGCGTCGGTCATGTCCGTCACCAAAGTTCAAGCGGAACGCCCCAACGGGAGCGCCGTCACAGCCATCCCATCCGCCGGAAGCGGACATAGAGCCCCACGCAGACCGTGACGATCACCGCCAGGGCCCCCGGATAGCCGTAGCGCCAGTGAAGCTCCGGCATATGCTCGAAGTTCATGCCGTAGAGGCCGGCGATGGCCGTCGGCACGGCGAGGATGGCGGCCCAGGCGGCCAGCTTGCGCGTCACGTCGTTCTGTCGCGCGGCGGCCAGGATCATACTGGTTTCGAAGGCGAAGGACAGCACCTCGCGCAGCGAGCCGATCTGTTCGTTGACGCGGATCACATGGTCCTGGACGTCGCGGTAATAGGGCCGGATCGCCGGGTCGATCATCGGCAGGTCGAAGCGCTCCAGCCGCGAGCAGACCTCCAGCAACGGCGAGGCGTTGCGGCGCAGCCGCTCCAGGTCGCGGCGCAGCTGGTGGATGCGCTCGATCTCCGCCATGCTGGGCGGACGGGCGATCAGCAGGGCGTCCAGCTCGTCCACCGTGGCGGCCATCTGGTCGAGCACGGGGAAATAGCAGTCCACCACGTAATCCATGATGGTGTAGACGATGAAGTCCTCGCCATGCTTCAGCAGATGCGGCGCGCTTTCCGCCCGAGCCCGCACCGGCGAATAGCTGGTGGATGCGCCGTGCCGCACGGTGACGACATAGCCGCGGCCGGCGAAGACATGGGTCTCGCCCAGAACCAGCTCGCCCTTCTCCAGCCGGGCGGTGCGCAGGACCATGAACAGGCTGTCGCCATAGACGTCCAGCTTGGGGCGCTGATGGGCATGCAGCGCATCCTCCACCGCCAGCTCATGCAGGCCGAACTGGCGTTTGACCTCCATCAGCAGAGGCTCGTCCGGCTCCCACAGCCCGATCCAGACGAAGTGGTTTTCCCTGGCGGCCCAGGCGCCGGCCTCGGCGACCGGCAGGTCGGCGACGCGCCGGCCGTCGCA
Above is a window of Azospirillum sp. B510 DNA encoding:
- a CDS encoding LysM peptidoglycan-binding domain-containing protein; the encoded protein is MKRNLLLAAVGVVLMGGAALVALWPAGKPEADKSAAAPVKQASAPAPTLSPTPAPAPVGASAAVRAAPPAAAPANPAVVNPTAASPTAASSAAPSFDVVRVAPDGATVIAGRAAPGSQVTVTDGAIPVASAKADQRGEWVMLPDKPLAPGTRELNLTETRPGAAAPVPADKVVVVMVPEPAAKTAGAPASASASAAPSAAVAVAVPREGLAGTPPAMGGSSVLQAPPVPDTGAPAPPGGVSVETMDYDPAGRVALGGRAAPNSAVQLYLDNILVGRAHSDPKGNWRLTPEKLIDPGIYTLRADQVTLSGKVVARAELPVQVSAMPAATDGRNVVVQPGNSLWRLARRTYGDGMLYTTIYTANRDQIRDPDLIYPGQIFALPQVN
- a CDS encoding c-type cytochrome, with amino-acid sequence MRRLLTAAAILLPLAVAGGGARAAGETDGGPVGGTMGGPVERGAYLFNAAGCLGCHTDEKGGGQPLAGGRALVTPFGTFHTPNITPDPQTGIGRWSDADFIRAVREGVRPDGAALFPAFPYASYTRMTDRDLLDLKAYLFSRPAVAAANKPHELSPPFSWRFLLPAWQWMYLTPGPVPDDPARPAAWNRGRYLVDALGHCAECHSPRGPLGGLDADRYLAGNPDGPDGDKVPGITGATAKGKGIGGWSDGDLTLFLEAGLTPDGDVVGGAMGEVVRNTTSKLTADDRAAIAAYLKTVAAKE
- the corA gene encoding magnesium/cobalt transporter CorA — protein: MTLPPDPTDSRHSTQGTTHNPANNPVVASAAYCDGRRVADLPVAEAGAWAARENHFVWIGLWEPDEPLLMEVKRQFGLHELAVEDALHAHQRPKLDVYGDSLFMVLRTARLEKGELVLGETHVFAGRGYVVTVRHGASTSYSPVRARAESAPHLLKHGEDFIVYTIMDYVVDCYFPVLDQMAATVDELDALLIARPPSMAEIERIHQLRRDLERLRRNASPLLEVCSRLERFDLPMIDPAIRPYYRDVQDHVIRVNEQIGSLREVLSFAFETSMILAAARQNDVTRKLAAWAAILAVPTAIAGLYGMNFEHMPELHWRYGYPGALAVIVTVCVGLYVRFRRMGWL
- a CDS encoding c-type cytochrome, whose product is MSNRVVNVLAAASVAGLMFTLFGMSAGSAGAADPAEQVKDRQQTMKKLGGGMGAVAKFVKNEGATAEDAAKGAEAVLAVSKMDPKMIFPEGTAVGVADSAAKPELWKNWPEAQKYWSAVQPAAEKLNAAIKTGDRAQIAQALGATSKTCGSCHEDFRVKKN